One genomic window of Arachis hypogaea cultivar Tifrunner chromosome 8, arahy.Tifrunner.gnm2.J5K5, whole genome shotgun sequence includes the following:
- the LOC112706960 gene encoding serine/threonine-protein phosphatase BSL3 isoform X1, whose amino-acid sequence MDVDSSMVQEADHAPSAGAAAPAPAAGEVEQLAESPSSGSGSPAAAQLPVQQQQQAPAQVQQSPVIGPRLAPTYSAMNAIIEKKEDGPGPRCGHTLTAVAAVGEEGAPGYIGPRLILFGGATALEGNSAASGTPSSAGNAGIRLAGATADVHCYDVMTNKWSRITPYGEPPTPRAAHVATAVGTMVVIQGGIGPAGLSAEDLHVLDLTQQMPRWHRVSVQGPGPGSRYGHVMALVGQRYLMAIGGNDGKRPLADVWALDTAAKPYEWRKLEPEGEGPPPCMYATASARSDGLLLLCGGRDANSVPLASAYGLAKHRDGRWEWAIAPGVSPSPRYQHAAVFVNARLHVSGGALGGGRMVEDSSSVAVLDTAAGVWCDTKSVVTSPRTGRYSADAAGGDAAVELTRRCRHAAAAVGDLIFIYGGLRGGVLLDDLLVAVDLAASETTTAASHAAAAAASNVQAGHLPGKYGFDERTRQTMSEAAADGSVVLGNPVAPPMNGDMYTDISTENAMLQGSRRTSKGVEYLVEASAAEAEAISAALAAAKARQENGEVELPDRDGGADATPSGKQSSFIKPDSAGSNIIASGGVRLHHRAVVVAAETGGALGGMVRQLSIDQFENEGRRVSYGTPENATAARKLLDRQMSINSVPKKVIAHLLKPRGWKPPVRRQFFLDCNEIADLCDSAERIFSSEPSVLRLKAPIKIFGDLHGQFGDLMRLFDEYGSPSTAGDIAYIDYLFLGDYVDRGQHSLETICLLLALKVEYPKNVHLIRGNHEAADINALFGFRIECIERMGERDGIWTWHRVNRLFNWLPLAALIEKKIICMHGGIGRSINHVEQIENIQRPIPMEAGSIVLMDLLWSDPTENDSVEGLRPNARGPGLVTFGPDRVIEFCNNNDLQLIVRAHECVMDGFERFAQGHLITLFSATNYCGTANNAGAILVLGRDLVVVPKLIHPLPPAMSSPETSPERHIEDTWMQELNANRPPTPTRGRPQVTNDRGSLAWI is encoded by the exons ATGGATGTTGATTCCTCGATGGTGCAGGAGGCCGATCACGCTCCATCCGCCGGTGCTGCTGCTCCGGCGCCGGCTGCGGGAGAGGTAGAGCAGCTGGCCGAGTCACCGTCTTCAGGCAGTGGATCTCCGGCGGCGGCTCAGCTGCCTGTGCAACAGCAGCAGCAGGCGCCTGCTCAGGTGCAGCAGAGTCCGGTGATAGGGCCGAGGCTGGCGCCAACTTATTCGGCGATGAACGCGATTATTGAGAAGAAGGAGGACGGGCCAGGTCCGCGGTGCGGCCACACATTGACGGCGGTGGCAGCCGTCGGAGAGGAGGGAGCTCCTGGGTACATTGGTCCCAGGCTGATATTGTTCGGTGGTGCCACTGCTCTTGAAGGCAATTCTGCGGCTTCAGGGACTCCGTCGTCTGCTGGAAATGCTGGAATAC GTTTAGCTGGTGCCACTGCCGATGTCCACTGTTATGATGTCATGACTAATAAATGGTCTAG GATAACTCCCTATGGAGAGCCTCCAACTCCAAGGGCTGCACATGTGGCAACTGCTGTAGGGACCATGGTGGTTATTCAG GGTGGCATCGGTCCTGCTGGTTTGTCAGCAGAGGATCTTCATGTTCTTGATCTCACTCAGCAAATGCCCCGGTGGCATAG AGTATCTGTTCAAGGCCCTGGACCAGGGTCACGCTATGGACATGTAATGGCTTTGGTGGGGCAGAGGTATCTTATGGCTATTGGAGGAAATGATG GAAAGAGACCTTTGGCTGATGTTTGGGCCTTGGACACAGCTGCCAAGCCTTATGAATGGCGCAAGTTGGAGCCAGAAGGAGAGGGTCCACCTCCATGCAT GTATGCAACTGCAAGTGCACGCTCTGATGGACTGCTTCTGCTTTGTGGAGGGAGAGATGCCAATAGTGTT CCATTGGCAAGTGCATATGGACTTGCTAAGCATAGAGATGGTCGATGGGAATGGGCAATTGCCCCTGGTGTTTCACCATCACCAAGATATCAGCATGCTGCG GTATTTGTTAATGCAAGGCTCCATGTGTCTGGTGGGGCTCTTGGTGGAGGAAGGATGGTAGAAGACTCATCAAGTGTAGCAG TACTTGACACTGCTGCTGGTGTTTGGTGTGATACAAAATCTGTTGTCACTAGTCCAAGAACTGGTAGATACAGTGCTGATGCAGCCGGAGGAGATGCTGCAGTTGAGTTGACTCGGCGTTGTAGGCATGCAGCTGCTGCTGTTGGtgacctaatttttatttatggtgGTTTACGAGGGG GAGTATTGCTAGATGACCTACTTGTTGCCGTAGATCTTGCTGCTTCAGAAACAACTACTGCCGCTTCACATGCAGCAGCAGCGGCTGCATCTAATGTACAAGCAGGCCACTTACCTGGAAAATATGGATTTGATGAGAGGACGAGGCAAACAATGTCTGAAGCTGCTGCTGATGGTTCAGTTGTATTAGGAAATCCAGTCGCTCCCCCAATGAATGGAGATATGTATACAGATATCAGCACCGAAAATGCCATGCTTCAGGGTTCTCG GCGAACAAGCAAGGGAGTTGAGTATCTGGTCGAAGCATCAGCTGCAGAAGCTGAAGCTATCAGTGCTGCACTGGCTGCAGCCAAGGCACGGCAAGAGAATGGTGAAGTTGAATTGCCTGACAGAGACGGTGGAGCTGATGCTACCCCAAGTGGGAAACAGTCTTCCTTTATCAAACCTGATTCTGCAGGGTCAAATATCATTGCTTCTGGCGGTGTCCGGCTGCATCATAGAGCT GTGGTTGTTGCTGCGGAGACCGGTGGAGCATTAGGTGGTATGGTTAGACAGCTTTCAATTGATCAATTTGAAAATGAGGGCAGGCGAGTCAGTTATGGAACTCCAGAAAATGCAACTGCTGCTAGAAAATTATTAGACAGACAGATGTCTATCAATAGTGTGCCAAAAAAG GTCATAGCACACCTCTTAAAGCCTCGTGGATGGAAACCACCAGTTCGCCGGCAGTTTTTCTTAGATTGCAATGAAATTGCTGATCTTTGTGACAGTGCCGAGCGGATCTTTTCTAGTGAACCAAGTGTATTACGGCTTAAGGCTCCAATTAAAATATTTGGTGATTTACATGGGCAGTTTGGGGATCTCATGCGGCTTTTTGATGAATATGGTTCACCATCAACTGCTGGTGACATAGC ATATATCGATTATCTATTCCTAGGAGATTATGTTGATCGGGGACAACACAGTTTGGAAACTATATGCCTCCTCCTTGCTTTGAAG GTTGAATATCCCAAAAATGTACATCTAATTCGTGGAAACCATGAAGCTGCAGATATTAATGCTCTTTTTGGCTTCCGAATTGAGTGCATTGAAAGGATG GGTGAGAGAGATGGAATTTGGACATGGCATCGGGTGAACCGTCTGTTTAATTGGCTGCCTCTGGCGGCTTTAATTGAGAAAAAGATTATTTGCATGCATGGTGGCATTGGTCGTTCAATAAATCACGTTGAGCAGATTGAGAACATTCAACGTCCAATTCCAATGGAAGCAGGGTCAATTGTGCTGATGGATCTATTGTG GTCTGATCCTACAGAGAATGATAGTGTGGAAGGACTACGGCCAAATGCAAGAGGTCCTGGATTGGTTACTTTTGGG CCTGATCGTGTCATAGAATTTTGCAATAACAATGATCTTCAGCTGATTGTCCGTGCACATGAATGTGTCATGGATGGGTTTGAACGTTTCGCCCAAGGACATCTGATCACGCTTTTCTCAGCTACAAATTATTGTG GCACTGCAAACAATGCTGGGGCAATATTAGTTTTGGGTAGGGACCTT
- the LOC112706960 gene encoding serine/threonine-protein phosphatase BSL2 isoform X2 — MDVDSSMVQEADHAPSAGAAAPAPAAGEVEQLAESPSSGSGSPAAAQLPVQQQQQAPAQVQQSPVIGPRLAPTYSAMNAIIEKKEDGPGPRCGHTLTAVAAVGEEGAPGYIGPRLILFGGATALEGNSAASGTPSSAGNAGIRLAGATADVHCYDVMTNKWSRITPYGEPPTPRAAHVATAVGTMVVIQGGIGPAGLSAEDLHVLDLTQQMPRWHRVSVQGPGPGSRYGHVMALVGQRYLMAIGGNDGKRPLADVWALDTAAKPYEWRKLEPEGEGPPPCMYATASARSDGLLLLCGGRDANSVPLASAYGLAKHRDGRWEWAIAPGVSPSPRYQHAAVFVNARLHVSGGALGGGRMVEDSSSVAVLDTAAGVWCDTKSVVTSPRTGRYSADAAGGDAAVELTRRCRHAAAAVGDLIFIYGGLRGGVLLDDLLVAVDLAASETTTAASHAAAAAASNVQAGHLPGKYGFDERTRQTMSEAAADGSVVLGNPVAPPMNGDMYTDISTENAMLQGSRRTSKGVEYLVEASAAEAEAISAALAAAKARQENGEVELPDRDGGADATPSGKQSSFIKPDSAGSNIIASGGVRLHHRAVVVAAETGGALGGMVRQLSIDQFENEGRRVSYGTPENATAARKLLDRQMSINSVPKKVIAHLLKPRGWKPPVRRQFFLDCNEIADLCDSAERIFSSEPSVLRLKAPIKIFGDLHGQFGDLMRLFDEYGSPSTAGDIAYIDYLFLGDYVDRGQHSLETICLLLALKVEYPKNVHLIRGNHEAADINALFGFRIECIERMGERDGIWTWHRVNRLFNWLPLAALIEKKIICMHGGIGRSINHVEQIENIQRPIPMEAGSIVLMDLLWSDPTENDSVEGLRPNARGPGLVTFGPDRVIEFCNNNDLQLIVRAHECVMDGFERFAQGHLITLFSATNYCGTANNAGAILVLGRDLVVVPKLIHPLPPAMSSPETSPERHIEDTWMQELNANRPPTPTRGRPQVTNDRVLCT; from the exons ATGGATGTTGATTCCTCGATGGTGCAGGAGGCCGATCACGCTCCATCCGCCGGTGCTGCTGCTCCGGCGCCGGCTGCGGGAGAGGTAGAGCAGCTGGCCGAGTCACCGTCTTCAGGCAGTGGATCTCCGGCGGCGGCTCAGCTGCCTGTGCAACAGCAGCAGCAGGCGCCTGCTCAGGTGCAGCAGAGTCCGGTGATAGGGCCGAGGCTGGCGCCAACTTATTCGGCGATGAACGCGATTATTGAGAAGAAGGAGGACGGGCCAGGTCCGCGGTGCGGCCACACATTGACGGCGGTGGCAGCCGTCGGAGAGGAGGGAGCTCCTGGGTACATTGGTCCCAGGCTGATATTGTTCGGTGGTGCCACTGCTCTTGAAGGCAATTCTGCGGCTTCAGGGACTCCGTCGTCTGCTGGAAATGCTGGAATAC GTTTAGCTGGTGCCACTGCCGATGTCCACTGTTATGATGTCATGACTAATAAATGGTCTAG GATAACTCCCTATGGAGAGCCTCCAACTCCAAGGGCTGCACATGTGGCAACTGCTGTAGGGACCATGGTGGTTATTCAG GGTGGCATCGGTCCTGCTGGTTTGTCAGCAGAGGATCTTCATGTTCTTGATCTCACTCAGCAAATGCCCCGGTGGCATAG AGTATCTGTTCAAGGCCCTGGACCAGGGTCACGCTATGGACATGTAATGGCTTTGGTGGGGCAGAGGTATCTTATGGCTATTGGAGGAAATGATG GAAAGAGACCTTTGGCTGATGTTTGGGCCTTGGACACAGCTGCCAAGCCTTATGAATGGCGCAAGTTGGAGCCAGAAGGAGAGGGTCCACCTCCATGCAT GTATGCAACTGCAAGTGCACGCTCTGATGGACTGCTTCTGCTTTGTGGAGGGAGAGATGCCAATAGTGTT CCATTGGCAAGTGCATATGGACTTGCTAAGCATAGAGATGGTCGATGGGAATGGGCAATTGCCCCTGGTGTTTCACCATCACCAAGATATCAGCATGCTGCG GTATTTGTTAATGCAAGGCTCCATGTGTCTGGTGGGGCTCTTGGTGGAGGAAGGATGGTAGAAGACTCATCAAGTGTAGCAG TACTTGACACTGCTGCTGGTGTTTGGTGTGATACAAAATCTGTTGTCACTAGTCCAAGAACTGGTAGATACAGTGCTGATGCAGCCGGAGGAGATGCTGCAGTTGAGTTGACTCGGCGTTGTAGGCATGCAGCTGCTGCTGTTGGtgacctaatttttatttatggtgGTTTACGAGGGG GAGTATTGCTAGATGACCTACTTGTTGCCGTAGATCTTGCTGCTTCAGAAACAACTACTGCCGCTTCACATGCAGCAGCAGCGGCTGCATCTAATGTACAAGCAGGCCACTTACCTGGAAAATATGGATTTGATGAGAGGACGAGGCAAACAATGTCTGAAGCTGCTGCTGATGGTTCAGTTGTATTAGGAAATCCAGTCGCTCCCCCAATGAATGGAGATATGTATACAGATATCAGCACCGAAAATGCCATGCTTCAGGGTTCTCG GCGAACAAGCAAGGGAGTTGAGTATCTGGTCGAAGCATCAGCTGCAGAAGCTGAAGCTATCAGTGCTGCACTGGCTGCAGCCAAGGCACGGCAAGAGAATGGTGAAGTTGAATTGCCTGACAGAGACGGTGGAGCTGATGCTACCCCAAGTGGGAAACAGTCTTCCTTTATCAAACCTGATTCTGCAGGGTCAAATATCATTGCTTCTGGCGGTGTCCGGCTGCATCATAGAGCT GTGGTTGTTGCTGCGGAGACCGGTGGAGCATTAGGTGGTATGGTTAGACAGCTTTCAATTGATCAATTTGAAAATGAGGGCAGGCGAGTCAGTTATGGAACTCCAGAAAATGCAACTGCTGCTAGAAAATTATTAGACAGACAGATGTCTATCAATAGTGTGCCAAAAAAG GTCATAGCACACCTCTTAAAGCCTCGTGGATGGAAACCACCAGTTCGCCGGCAGTTTTTCTTAGATTGCAATGAAATTGCTGATCTTTGTGACAGTGCCGAGCGGATCTTTTCTAGTGAACCAAGTGTATTACGGCTTAAGGCTCCAATTAAAATATTTGGTGATTTACATGGGCAGTTTGGGGATCTCATGCGGCTTTTTGATGAATATGGTTCACCATCAACTGCTGGTGACATAGC ATATATCGATTATCTATTCCTAGGAGATTATGTTGATCGGGGACAACACAGTTTGGAAACTATATGCCTCCTCCTTGCTTTGAAG GTTGAATATCCCAAAAATGTACATCTAATTCGTGGAAACCATGAAGCTGCAGATATTAATGCTCTTTTTGGCTTCCGAATTGAGTGCATTGAAAGGATG GGTGAGAGAGATGGAATTTGGACATGGCATCGGGTGAACCGTCTGTTTAATTGGCTGCCTCTGGCGGCTTTAATTGAGAAAAAGATTATTTGCATGCATGGTGGCATTGGTCGTTCAATAAATCACGTTGAGCAGATTGAGAACATTCAACGTCCAATTCCAATGGAAGCAGGGTCAATTGTGCTGATGGATCTATTGTG GTCTGATCCTACAGAGAATGATAGTGTGGAAGGACTACGGCCAAATGCAAGAGGTCCTGGATTGGTTACTTTTGGG CCTGATCGTGTCATAGAATTTTGCAATAACAATGATCTTCAGCTGATTGTCCGTGCACATGAATGTGTCATGGATGGGTTTGAACGTTTCGCCCAAGGACATCTGATCACGCTTTTCTCAGCTACAAATTATTGTG GCACTGCAAACAATGCTGGGGCAATATTAGTTTTGGGTAGGGACCTT